Below is a genomic region from Brassica oleracea var. oleracea cultivar TO1000 chromosome C9, BOL, whole genome shotgun sequence.
TACGAAACTGACGTAATTTACACGATCGAGTAATAAGTTTAGTAGATGAAATTCCAAATTTCAAAGAATGCAGTAAAACGAGTCCATTATCAATATCATCATCATAAGTGTCGTGTCGTATCCTTGTCAAACTCGCGTAACATGCATCTTCTTTTCCTCCTTAAATTTTCTTTTAGGTTCAAATAAAAAAATTTAAGAGAACACACAAAAAAGAGAGACTGGAAGGAAGGAAGGAAGGAAGGAAGAGAGGGAGAGATCAACAAAAATTAAGAAGACTGAGAAAAGATTCCTTAGCCTCCAAAGATTCCCTTAATATCCAAAAAAATCATAACAATGACATCTCTCTTCTCTAAACCTCGAGCTCTCACTTCTCTAGTCTCCCACTTTAAAACGTACCGTCCGATCACCGGAAAACTCCATGTGGCCACCTTGACGCTTCTCCTCTTCCTTGTAGCAGCCGCTGTTGCCGTCACTTCCTCTCTATGGCTTAGTAAGGTATAATTATTTAAGAAAATAACCTTAAGAATAACGTTATCAAGAAAATTAACATAATCTTTTTTTTGTTAATCAAAGACGACGAAACAATTTGATCGACCGACATTAGTCACAACAAAATCGGTACCGGAGCTAGAATCACCGCAGAAAACCGGGGTATTGGTAAATTGCACAAGTTTATTGAACCAAAACCGGTCTGGTTCTTGCTCAAGAACATCTCTATGGCTAAACAAGGTAATTATTGTTGAGATCTTTTCATTGCGTAATTAAAAATTCAATTAATTGAAAATAATTGAATTTTTAATTGTTTACTACAGACAAAATCATATAATCCACCGACAATAATAACAACAAAACCGGTTCACGCACCTGTACCAGTACTAGAGAAGAAATCAACGAAGAAAACCAGAATCTCGGTAGATTGCACAAGTTTCTTGAATCAAAACCGGTCCGGTTCTTGCTCGAGAACACCTCAACCCGGTTATAATAATAACCAAACCGAATCGAACCGGGCATGTCCTGATTACTTCAAGTGGATCCACGAGGATCTAAAGCCATGGAGAGAGACGGGGATAACAAGAGAAATTGTGGAACGAGGACAAACGACAGCGCATTTCCGGTTACTCATAGTAAACGGCAAGGTGTTCGTCGAAAACTACAAGAAGTCGATACAAACTAGAGACGCGTTCACACTGTGGGGGATTCTTCAGCTGCTGAGAAAGTATCCAGGGAAGTTGCCTGACGTGGATCTCATGTTTGACTGTGATGATCGGCCTGTCATTAGATCGGACGGTTACGATAAATCTAATCTTACAGCTGAAAATGCACCACCTGTGTTATTTAGATACGGCGGAGATAGATGGACGGCGGATATCGTCTTTCCAGACTGGTCATTCTGGGGATGGTACGTACTGGAATATATCTCTACACTATCTCTCTTTTTCTTCTTTTGTTTTCTTTGTCTGAAGCGTGTATGGTTGTTAACGTACACTTGTCCCCACTTGATCACATGCCGCAAAAAAAGTCCTAGTTCTCCAGTTTTTGTATATAGTAATTTAAAGTGTTCGAAAAGGTAAGAATCAAATGATAAGACTCTCCACTCAATGTCACTATTAGTTAAATATGTGGTGGTAGCTTATTTATCACTATTTATGCTTTGAATAAGTGATTAGCTAAAGTAACTTTAGTTTCTATATAATTCAATCTTTACAGCAAAACATGAAGTGAATAGTTCTAAAATCTCGTTGGTAATTCCATATTAAACTTTGAAATATTTTTTTGTATCAAATATCATATTTGTTTGCGACTGATGATTTATTTGCATAGTTGAAAATTTAATAAATTTCAAATTAAAAAAAAAATAAAATTTAATTGGATTAAATTGGTGGATGAAGGCAAGAGATAAACATAAAACCATGGAGCAAAGTGTTGAAAGAAATGGAAGAAGGAAAGAAGAAGAAGAAGTTTATGGAGAGAGAATCTTATGCATATTGGAAAGGGAATCCTTTTGTTGCATCTCCTTCAAGAGAAGATCTTCTTACTTGCAATTTATCCTCACAACATGATTGGAATGCTAGAATTTTCATTCAGGTATACATATATACGTATATATATACATATATAGGTATATATATATGCTTCAATAAGCTTATGTACGTACGTACAACCATATTTCATCTATTAATCTTTCCATGAGGTATATAAAAATGAATTTGTGAGCAATTTTTTATTTGTGTTTACACAGGATTGGATATCAGAAGGGCAAAAGGGATTTGAGAATTCAAATGTAGCAGATCAATGCACTTACAGGTTAGTACTAGACTAGTACTACTAGTCTATACTTTTTGACTCATATAGTACCAATGTCTAATTTAAGGTTTATATATATGTTGAATTTAATTATTGGGATAATAAGCTGTGCAGGTACAAGATATATATAGAAGGGTATGGATGGTCAGTGAGTGAGAAATACATATTAGCGTGTGACTCAGTCACATTGATGGTTAAACCTTATTACTATGATTTCTTCTCAAGAACTCTTCAACCTCTCCAACACTATTGGCCCATTAATGATAAGAATAAATGTAGATCCATCAAATTTGCTGTTGACTGGCTTAATAATCACACTCAAAAGGTATCACTGTCAAATCTTTTTTTGTCTAGATAATCTTTCTTACATGATGACACCAAACTACACCTTGAAAAGGATTTAGGTTATAGTAAAAAAAACATAGATCGCCTAGTTTACAAAATGTTAATGTAATATATATACTCGAGTAATTAGTTTCAGTTTTGCGAGGAAAGTTTTTCATTTTAGTTCTCGAATATAGTCTATAAAATAGTTGTCTACACCTATAAGTTAATACTGTGATTAGATTAAATAAAGTTCCAAAAACACATGTTGCGTAATACTTTGAAAAGTTGGATCGTAATTATGTATGCATACTCTTTATTTATAATTGGTTGCAATGCAGGCTCAAGAGATTGGAAGGGGAGCAAGTGAGTTCATGCAAAGAGATCTATCAATGGAAAACGTGTATGATTACATGTTCCATTTGCTGAATGAATACTCAAAGCTTCTTAAGTTCAAGCCTCAAGTTTCCCAAAACAGTGTTGAAATCTGTACGGAAGCGATGGTGTGCCCTTCTGGAAATGCGAATGGGACTAATAAGAGGTTTTTGATGGGCTCTTTAGTCGATGAACCTCACATTTCAGGCCCATGTTCACTACCTCCTCCTTTTGATCCCAACGGTCTCGAGAAGTTCCATAGGAAGAAATTGAATCTCATCCGGCAAGTTGAGAAATGGGAGCATGCTTACTGGAAAAACGTTCAATAAAATGATACTATCAAACAGTTTGATATGATTTTATTTTAGCTTTTATTTATCGGATTACGTTAGATTTATGATATTTTGAGAAATATATCATTTATTCTTAGCATGGGTTGACCAATTTCCTAAACCTAAATCGAGTCCACATTGAAACCTGCTTAACTAATACATAGTGTTAATATGTAGTACATTATGATATTTACAAAATTGGATTTATGTTTTGCTATATAATTCTAGTTCATGAATTTAGCTGTTCTTGGAGATTAAGAGCGCTAAGCATGGGACGGATCCGGATATCCGAGAAATTTAGGGTACTGGATCCAGATTTGTCGGATTCGTTAATTTTAATATCTTGATCCGGATTCGTGGTTTCCGGATATTTGATATTCGAAATCTGGATATCCGTCTAGATGTTACATTACCCGTGGATATCCGGATCCGGATCCGAAAAAATAATTAATTTTTTTGTTTTTTTATAAATTACTAATTTTTAAATAATACTTAAATCAAATATTTATTTAAGATTCATAAATATATATATATATATATATAATATTTTTAAAATTAAAATGTAATATTATAAAACTAATTTATGTATAAATATTAAAATATCAGATATAAAAATTAATATATTTTAAAAATACGGATCCGGATCTAAAAATAAAGATATCTGGATGCGGATTCAGTTTTAACGAATCTAAGATTTTACTATCTGGATTCAGATTCAAACATTTTGGATATTTTATTTTCGGAGCGAATCCGGAGCGGACAATAATCCCATGCGTAAAGAGGGCATGTGAGGCTATTGCGATATGATTATAGTTTGACGATGGGAAACGTAATAATCAATTTCATGTGAATAGTTAAAAGATGGGACAGTTCTAGTTAATAAGTTTGTTTTGCTGCCTTGACGAATACAAAGTTTTTTTTGACGAATACAAAGTTTTTTTTTTGTAAAAAGGCATTACGAATACAAAGTTCATTCAGTATTAATCTTATAAGCATGATTAATTATTTAATAATTGAAACTTTTTGTTTTTAAGAGTAGTATCTCAAAGTACTAACCTTATGCGTTTTATCATCTACTAAGGGTATGACTGGTTTTCCGCTACCACCCGCGAACGCAGCTTTTGTGGTTGGTAGCGGTTGTTGGTGTTTTGCAATAATCATTCAAATCGTTCTAAACCGTTTCAAACCGTTCTAAACCTCATAAATTCAAAAGCTGGTTTCAGCTAGCGTTTGCGATTGCGGGCGGTTGCGGGAGAATATATTTTTTCTTAAAAAAAAATATAAATACAAAAAAAAAATTTAAAATTGAAATTATAAAAATACTAAAATATATATATTATATTTTAATTAATATTATAAAATAAAATAAAGATATTTTATATAATTTTTAAGAATTTAAAATTATAAATTTCTAAATATAATTTTTATATTTATTATAATATTAGGATTTTTGATATTTTTATAATTATATAAAATATAATATTGTTAATTTTATTTAATTGCTGTTGTATTTTGTAGTTAACCAGTCATAAGTATTCCGTAAACGCATCAATTTCTAACCGTAGAACTAGTCGTACAAATATCTTAAAACCGCTAGAAATCGCAATCATCCGCATCCGCAAACTCTTGCAACCGCAACCGCTGTGCTTGTCCCTAAATTCCAATCATTTGTCTTTTTTTACACACATAACTTGGCATTTCAAAAGTATTTACGATAGGGATATTTTAGGGAAAACGGCCAATTCATACATCAACAGCGGGACGCGGTCCCGATCAATACATGAACTCCGGACCTGTGCAAAAACATACATCAACAACATTTTTATTTAAAATTGATACATAAACTAACACTCTTCTGTCAGTACATACATAAACCGTGTTTCCGTTATCTTTATTCTAACGGTGTATTATGTGGATTTAACGTTGGTTACGTGGATTAAATGAGTTTATTACGTGGATTATCAGAACGGAAAAATAGAAAACGACGTCGTTGTGGGCTTTTGAAAACGCGTCGTTTTGTTTTTTCCGAAACAAAAGTCACTTTCTCACTTTCTTCGTTTGCTGTCGACAACTCAAGAAAAGAATCAGAGTTTGGGAGAGAAGAGAGTAAAACGTGATTGAGAGAGAAGAAGAGAGTAAAACGGGATTGAGAGAGAACCAATAATGTCTACCACATCGATCCCTAATTCCTCGTATGGTACAGGTAAACATTATCGTTTTTTGTTATCAATCAAGGTTTAGGTCTATATGTATGATACAGGTAAACATTATCGTTTTGTTTTTTCTGAAACAAAAGTCACTTTCTCACTTTCTTCGTTTGCTGTCGACAACTCAAGAAAAGAATCAGAGTTTGGGAGAGAAGAGAGTAAAACGTGATTGAGAGAGAAGAANNNNNNNNNNNNNNNNNNNNNNNNNNNNNNNNNNNNNNNNNNNNNNNNNNNNNNNNNNNNNNNNNNNNNNNNNNNNNNNNNNNNNNNNNNNNNNNNNNNNNNNNNNNNNNNNNNNNNNNNNNNNNNNNNNNNNNNNNNNNNNNNNNNNNNNNNNNNNNNNNNNNNNNNNNNNNNNNNNNNNNNNNNNNNNNNNNNNNNNNNNNNNNNNNNNNNNNNNNNNNNNNNNNNNNNNNNNNNNNNNNNNNNNNNNNNNNNNNNNNNNNNNNNNNNNNNNNNNNNNNNNNNNNNNNNNNNNNNNNNNNNNNNNNNNNNNNNNNNNNNNNNNNNNNNNNNNNNNNNNNNNNNNNNNNNNNNNNNNNNNNNNNNNNNNNNNNNNNNNNNNNNNNNNNNNNNNNNNNNNNNNNNNNNNNNNNNNNNNNNNNNNNNNNNNNNNNNNNNNNNNNNNNNNNNNNNNNNNNNNNNNNNNNNNNNNNNNNNNNNNNNNNNNNNNNNNNNNNNNNNNNNNNNNNNNNNNNNNNNNNNNNNNNNNNNNNNNNNNNNNNNNNNNNNNNNNNNNNNNNNNNNNNNNNNNNNNNNNNNNNNNNNNNNNNNNNNNNNNNNNNNNNNNNNNNNNNNNNNNNNNNNNNNNNNNNNNNNNNNNNNNNNNNNNNNNNNNNNNNNNNNNNNNNNNNNNNNNNNNNNNNNNNNNNNNNNNNNNNNNNNNNNNNNNNNNNNNNNNNNNNNNNNNNNNNNNNNNNNNNNNNNNNNNNNNNNNNNNNNNNNNNNNNNNNNNNNNNNNNNNNNNNNNNNNNNNNNNNNNNNNNNNNNNNNNNNNNNNNNNNNNNNNNNNNNNNNNNNNNNNNNNNNNNNNNNNNNNNNNNNNNNNNNNNNNNNNNNNNNNNNNNNNNNNNNNNNNNNNNNNNNNNNNNNNNNNNNNNNNNNNNNNNNNNNNNNNNNNNNNNNNNNNNNNNNNNNNNNNNNNNNNNNNNNNNNNNNNNNNNNNNNNNNNNNNNNNNNNNNNNNNNNNNNNNNNNNNNNNNNNNNNNNNNNNNNNNNNNNNNNNNNNNNNNNNNNNNNNNNNNNNNNNNNNNNNNNNNNNNNNNNNNNNNNNNNNNNNNNNNNNNNNNNNNNNNNNNNNNNNNNNNNNNNNNNNNNNNNNNNNNNNNNNNNNNNNNNNNNNNNNNNNNNNNNNNNNNNNNNNNNNNNNNNNNNNNNNNNNNNNNNNNNNNNNNNNNNNNNNNNNNNNNNNNNNNNNNNNNNNNNNNNNNNNNNNNNNNNNNNNNNNNNNNNNNNNNNNNNNNNNNNNNNNGGTGTATTATGTGGATTTAACGTTGGTTACGTGGATTAAATGAGTTTATTACGTGGATTACCAGAACGGAAAAATAGAAAACGACGTCGTTGTGGGCTTTTGAAAACGCGTCGTTTTGTTTTTTCTGAAACAAAAGTCACTTTCTCACTTTCTTCGTTTGCTGTCGACAACTCAAGAAAAGAATCAGAGTTTGGGAGAGAAGAGAGTAAAACGTGATTGAGAGAGAAGAAGAGAGTAAAACGGGATTGAGAGAGAACCAATAATGTCTACCACATCGAACCCTAATTCCTCGTATGATACAGGTAAACATTATCGTTTTTTGTTATCAATCAAGTTTTAGGTCTATATGTAGGATGTTTAATTGAGTTATCATTGAGCAGCTATGAGCGGAAATTGGAGGCAAAATTGGAGGCGAGAGAGGATTGAAAGAGGGTTTCCGAGTGCTTGTAGAAGTGTGGAGCAGGCGCTGTGATTTTTACATCCAAAACGACCAAGAACCCAGGTGCAAGAATGCTCTTCTTGGAACGACTTCACCATGTATGCATCCTACATATAGACCTAAACCTTGATTGATAACAAAAAACGATAATGTTTACCTGAACCATACGAGGAATTAGGGTTTGATGTGGTAGACATTATTGGTTCTCTCTCAATCCCGTTTTACTCTCTTCTTCTCTCTCAATCACGTTTTACTCTCTTCTCTCCCAAACTCTGATTCTTTTCTTGAGTTGTCGACAGCAAACGAAGAAAGTGAGAAAGTGACTTTTGTTTCAGAAAAAACAAAACGACGCGTTTTCAAAAGCCCACAACGACGTCGTTTTCTATTTTTCCGTTCTGATAATCCACGTAATAAACTCATTTAATCCACGTAACCAACGTTAAATCCACATAATACACCATTAGAATAAAGATAACGGAAACACGGTTCATGTATGTATTGACATAAGAGTGTTAGTTGATGTATGGATTTTAAATAAAAATGTTGTTGATGTATGTTTTTGCACAGGTCCGGAGTTCATGTATTGATCGGGACCGCGTCCCGCTGTTGATGTATGAATTGGCCGTTTTCCCGGATATTTTACAAGGCATTAGATACCAACTTGGCTACGCGTTTAATTTGTTTTTGTTTTTTACGTGTTTAATTTATTGCAACAAACAAACGTGTATCTCTCTTAGCACATAAGTAATTACTTTAAAACATCAAAAACAAATAATCTCTCCGTTTTAAAATATTATATATTTTAGATAAAATATTTCAAAAAACTATTTTTATAGATTTTTATTTTCTATTAGATAATATAGTAAATTGTAAAAAAAATCTGTAAAATGTTTATTAAATTTTGATTGGATAAAAAATATGAAAAGTAATTAATCACAAAATAATATATTTATAACATAGATAGAATCTCCAAAACATACATTTTTAAATCGGTAAAAGTAATAGACGAATATGATATATGTTTTTTTTTATCAACTGAATATGATATATGTTTATTGTGTCAAACAGAGTAGTAATTATTATTGGTTGTCTCGTTATTAATGAATATTATAATGTTAGTTTGTTCATTTTCATTAAATAGTTTTTCCTACTCACGTGCATGCGAGTCTGTAAGATTTAAAAAAATGTTTTTTATTAAAAGAGAAAATGTTAAAAACATAATATCTGTTATAAAAAGAACTGGTATTTTATTGTATCGCATGAATTTAAATAAAGGCGAAAATAAAAACTCGTAGAATTTTTAACACTGATATAGAGAGAGAAATTCTTATTATAGAGAGAGAAGAGATTGAGGTGTGTGTAATACAATGAACGAAAATGTTCGTATATATAGAAAGAAATTCACTGTGCAAATAGTGCAGCGGGCCCCACATCTTTTATATTTTTCAACGTTTTCGGTTGGCTGCTGGCTGTCTTTCATAACACTCCCCCTTGGGGACTGGTGTCACTATCCACTCTCGCTTAACGTCTTTATTGCCTCGTTAAAAACCTTTCTAGGAAAACCCAATGGGAAAAACCATAATAAGGTAAAAAGAGTACAACTACGTAAGCTCCCCCTCGAATGAACAGTCATAGATCCTTCTGATGGCGCATCCCAATGTTATGGATGTGTTTTCTGAATACCGAGGTANNNNNNNNNNNNNNNNNNNNNNNNNNNNNNNNNNNNNNNNNNNNNNNNNNNNNNNNNNNNNNNNNNNNNNNNNNNNNNNNNNNNNNNNNNNNNNNNNNNNNNNNNNNNNNNNNNNNNNNNNNNNNNNNNNNNNNNNNNNNNNNNNNNNNNNNNNNNNNNNNNNNNNNNNNNNNNNNNNNNNNNNNNNNN
It encodes:
- the LOC106318983 gene encoding O-glucosyltransferase rumi homolog — encoded protein: MTSLFSKPRALTSLVSHFKTYRPITGKLHVATLTLLLFLVAAAVAVTSSLWLSKTTKQFDRPTLVTTKSVPELESPQKTGVLVNCTSLLNQNRSGSCSRTSLWLNKTKSYNPPTIITTKPVHAPVPVLEKKSTKKTRISVDCTSFLNQNRSGSCSRTPQPGYNNNQTESNRACPDYFKWIHEDLKPWRETGITREIVERGQTTAHFRLLIVNGKVFVENYKKSIQTRDAFTLWGILQLLRKYPGKLPDVDLMFDCDDRPVIRSDGYDKSNLTAENAPPVLFRYGGDRWTADIVFPDWSFWGWQEINIKPWSKVLKEMEEGKKKKKFMERESYAYWKGNPFVASPSREDLLTCNLSSQHDWNARIFIQDWISEGQKGFENSNVADQCTYRYKIYIEGYGWSVSEKYILACDSVTLMVKPYYYDFFSRTLQPLQHYWPINDKNKCRSIKFAVDWLNNHTQKAQEIGRGASEFMQRDLSMENVYDYMFHLLNEYSKLLKFKPQVSQNSVEICTEAMVCPSGNANGTNKRFLMGSLVDEPHISGPCSLPPPFDPNGLEKFHRKKLNLIRQVEKWEHAYWKNVQ